The following proteins come from a genomic window of Candidatus Protochlamydia phocaeensis:
- a CDS encoding 6-hydroxymethylpterin diphosphokinase MptE-like protein — protein MFDPDLFRKNLPLFALINPSLAQKFSLLAERIENNLSCLVPSNTEGELNIRFEKDGHAYYLHAAEGPKQEAHAWFQKLNLETCEVLYIYGLGLGYLYEAALPWLKANPNRYLVFLEDEEAIIEFWLGTPFAAEILNDIQVDIRSLFQFEQDRSIIRRLTQDNMLRPAAITALPSYQTHKASPFALLQDLIAFETAEQNIRYQEHARFGVDFFNNFYRNLLQLPHSYLAQGLFGQFKGIPAIICGAGPSLIKHIPLLKDLGQRALLFGPGSSLNVLSYHNVLPHFGVNIDPTEETFHRQIMNRAFETPIFYRNRIYYEALAAIHGPRLFISGSTYAISNWFESQLNIETIPIEAGYSVIHTALQIAVLLGCSPIIFVGMDLAFHPGQHYAQGIERHPLFPQQDTKPHLGAPIEVKNIKGEPIWSYWPWLAEAQWLDLYSRTHPDLTLLNATEEGIGLFSIPNVSLAEVNRTYLAKTYDLEKMIHESIQKAGQVPVNSEKIEESLSNFYSSLKTCGALCVAILQESHAALQKQPSSFPSHLIQQKEEELKKENGFNYLLEQFDDFFLTFIQKDLRNLARLPSETERAQQLAKLTEERYQFLIQAITINLKIIENALNENRNFRKNVGKAPIPAPLSQDAFTHEASQKQSYYYPTGAIYSHSSYQEGQREGKQLYYYVDGTLKTELHYKNGFLDGVVHLYYPNGQLKRELHFQQGQREGIEKSWYENGQLFTEVDYHQNIAKRARCWFSDGTLAKDIQI, from the coding sequence ATGTTTGATCCAGATTTATTTCGCAAAAATTTACCTCTCTTTGCCCTTATCAATCCCTCTTTGGCTCAAAAATTTTCCCTGTTAGCCGAAAGAATAGAGAACAATTTGTCTTGTCTTGTCCCTTCCAACACAGAGGGAGAGCTCAATATTCGCTTTGAAAAAGACGGCCATGCCTACTATTTGCATGCTGCAGAAGGTCCCAAGCAGGAAGCGCATGCCTGGTTTCAAAAATTAAACTTAGAGACTTGCGAAGTCTTGTATATTTATGGATTGGGGCTAGGCTACTTGTATGAAGCGGCCTTGCCTTGGCTGAAAGCCAATCCCAATCGCTACCTCGTTTTTTTAGAAGATGAAGAAGCCATTATCGAGTTTTGGCTGGGCACTCCATTTGCTGCTGAGATTTTAAACGATATTCAAGTCGATATCCGCAGCCTATTCCAATTTGAGCAGGATCGCTCCATCATCAGACGTCTCACGCAAGACAATATGCTTCGCCCTGCCGCCATCACGGCACTTCCTTCCTATCAAACGCATAAAGCTTCCCCATTTGCCCTGCTGCAGGATTTGATCGCCTTTGAGACTGCAGAGCAAAATATCCGCTATCAAGAGCATGCCCGCTTCGGCGTGGATTTCTTTAATAATTTCTATCGCAACCTTCTTCAACTTCCCCACTCTTATTTAGCGCAAGGCTTATTCGGCCAATTCAAAGGCATTCCGGCAATTATCTGCGGGGCAGGCCCTTCCTTGATCAAACACATTCCCCTGTTGAAAGACTTGGGTCAGCGGGCCCTTCTTTTTGGTCCCGGAAGCTCCCTGAATGTCCTTAGTTACCACAACGTGCTTCCCCATTTTGGCGTCAATATCGATCCAACGGAAGAGACTTTTCACCGCCAAATTATGAATCGCGCCTTTGAAACGCCGATTTTTTATCGCAACCGCATTTATTATGAAGCGTTGGCAGCCATACATGGCCCTCGCCTATTTATTTCAGGATCCACTTATGCCATCTCGAATTGGTTCGAATCCCAACTGAATATAGAAACCATCCCGATCGAAGCAGGCTATAGCGTTATTCATACGGCTCTGCAGATTGCGGTTTTACTCGGCTGCAGTCCCATTATTTTCGTGGGAATGGACCTTGCTTTTCATCCCGGCCAACATTATGCACAAGGCATCGAAAGGCATCCGCTTTTCCCTCAGCAAGATACAAAACCACATTTAGGCGCTCCCATTGAAGTCAAAAATATTAAAGGCGAGCCCATCTGGAGCTATTGGCCTTGGCTTGCAGAAGCACAATGGCTCGACCTTTATAGCCGCACTCATCCCGACTTGACTCTATTAAATGCAACAGAAGAGGGAATCGGCCTTTTTTCCATTCCCAATGTTTCCTTGGCGGAAGTCAATAGGACTTATCTGGCTAAAACCTATGATTTGGAAAAGATGATCCATGAATCTATTCAAAAAGCAGGACAAGTCCCCGTCAATAGCGAGAAAATTGAAGAAAGCCTTTCAAATTTTTATTCAAGCTTGAAGACCTGCGGAGCCTTATGCGTGGCTATTTTACAAGAAAGCCATGCCGCTTTGCAGAAGCAGCCCTCTTCTTTTCCAAGCCATTTAATTCAGCAAAAAGAGGAGGAATTAAAGAAAGAAAATGGCTTTAATTATTTGCTGGAGCAGTTTGACGATTTCTTCTTAACTTTTATCCAAAAAGATTTGCGCAATTTAGCCCGTTTGCCTTCGGAGACTGAACGGGCACAGCAACTGGCTAAATTGACAGAAGAGCGCTACCAATTTTTAATTCAGGCAATAACAATTAATTTAAAAATTATAGAGAATGCTTTAAATGAAAATAGGAATTTTAGAAAAAATGTAGGTAAAGCCCCTATTCCGGCGCCTCTTTCGCAAGACGCATTTACACATGAAGCGAGCCAGAAGCAAAGTTATTACTATCCTACCGGCGCCATTTATAGCCACTCTTCTTACCAAGAGGGCCAAAGAGAGGGCAAGCAGCTTTATTATTATGTGGATGGGACGCTGAAAACGGAATTGCATTACAAGAACGGTTTTTTAGATGGAGTTGTCCATCTTTATTATCCCAATGGACAGCTCAAGCGAGAGCTCCATTTTCAGCAAGGCCAAAGAGAAGGAATAGAAAAAAGTTGGTATGAGAATGGACAGCTTTTTACAGAAGTAGACTATCACCAAAATATTGCCAAACGCGCGCGCTGTTGGTTTTCCGACGGTACATTAGCAAAGGATATCCAGATATGA
- a CDS encoding 6-hydroxymethylpterin diphosphokinase MptE-like protein, translated as MIKPAFNEDLFNANWELLAQINPLAAYRLEFVWEEYKLTPCETEKGEFNLCSSRYGIKNYYHSQKGALDEAQAQLSQDVLAKADVLYIFGLGLGYFYDAILPWLQQNQDRHVVFLEDDLEVISYFLHTERAADLLRNPQVTLFYFHEYIQDYDRFCQLLMTFSNRRLQFLTLPYYAAKREIQALILCYNILHDSSLMSTIHNEYLSGQTGFLANFYRNFLLMYQSSYAASGLFGQFKNIPAIICGAGPSIHKNIYLLKSLADRALIFAGGSSLNVLNHVGITPHFGLGVDPNSEQYHRLLANHTFYLPYLYRPRVSHEAFQLMQGPKLYIPGSVNRLASWFEKKLDMPAESIDEGHNVVNLCTEIAYRMGCNPIIYVGMDLAFTEIQSYASGINTHPLWIELSQPYSTTNLETVRRQDINGKWINTKWDWIAESAWLSHFAQQHPDVKMINATEGGLGFAPVPNYPLAEVANQYLKKSYDLSDWVHADIQNSKLNIKQSTIFNLITEVKMSLTRCINILKQVIEEKTPLFNSTEDLSQVEFYTPQTILQESEMQNELGYQHFLTLFENAYLYIQNAKQMTYHRHPPSFSQHLGRYHFLLSIANQNINLMTRAVHRFITSPPPITYSQESRSFSHPPKEVYQFSEGRLQIKDPELGIFIDDLYSFTPQTDRLAYYYPNEQLKGEMFYFEQRLHGPSRFYNPQGGLLAESWFFKGNCEGKSLQYYPSGNVSSIRRFKHNLLFGKQEYFYENGTPHVIMHYQEGFLHGEVLIYTITGKLIRELHYHKGQRHGVEKMWDNNGQLLMECHYQEGTPVGQARQWDPKGWLFKEVTFHRFPNDFDLSIWNAEGKRIQFFEHGIEDFSALYEDTQKTANELDATLQGMLKQLYPLVEQKFKDSPSDIEEQFSAIKDSIQEMQKLRTNLDEIMQDNLKRAEEAKRKQQLLGQEE; from the coding sequence ATGATCAAACCAGCTTTTAATGAGGATCTATTTAACGCAAACTGGGAATTATTGGCTCAAATTAATCCTTTGGCCGCCTATCGCCTAGAGTTTGTTTGGGAAGAGTACAAGCTAACGCCTTGTGAAACGGAAAAGGGAGAATTCAACCTCTGCAGCAGCCGTTATGGAATCAAAAATTATTATCATAGCCAGAAGGGAGCCTTGGACGAGGCACAGGCGCAACTGAGTCAAGACGTCTTAGCAAAGGCTGATGTCCTCTATATATTCGGCCTAGGCTTGGGCTATTTTTATGACGCTATCCTACCATGGCTGCAACAGAATCAAGACCGCCATGTCGTTTTTTTAGAAGATGATTTAGAGGTCATTTCCTATTTTTTGCATACGGAGCGGGCTGCTGATCTTTTAAGAAATCCTCAAGTCACCTTGTTTTATTTTCATGAATACATTCAAGACTATGACCGTTTTTGCCAGCTTCTCATGACTTTTTCCAATCGCCGTCTTCAATTTCTTACCCTTCCCTATTATGCAGCCAAGCGAGAAATACAGGCCCTGATACTTTGCTATAACATCCTCCACGATTCTTCTTTAATGTCCACCATTCACAATGAATATTTATCCGGACAGACGGGCTTCTTAGCGAATTTCTATCGCAATTTTCTTCTTATGTATCAATCCTCCTATGCAGCAAGCGGCCTGTTTGGCCAATTTAAAAATATCCCTGCCATTATTTGCGGAGCCGGTCCTTCTATTCATAAAAATATTTACTTATTAAAATCCCTTGCCGATCGGGCGCTTATTTTTGCTGGAGGATCGTCTTTAAATGTGCTCAACCACGTCGGCATCACTCCCCATTTTGGACTGGGAGTCGATCCCAATTCCGAGCAATATCATCGCCTGCTAGCTAACCACACTTTCTATCTTCCCTATCTTTATAGGCCAAGAGTATCCCATGAAGCATTTCAGCTCATGCAAGGTCCAAAATTGTATATTCCCGGATCGGTCAATCGGCTGGCCTCATGGTTTGAAAAGAAATTGGACATGCCGGCCGAATCTATTGATGAAGGACATAACGTGGTCAATCTTTGCACAGAGATTGCCTATCGCATGGGATGCAATCCCATCATTTACGTAGGAATGGACCTTGCCTTTACAGAGATTCAATCTTATGCTTCCGGGATTAACACCCATCCTTTATGGATAGAGCTTAGCCAGCCTTATTCGACAACGAATTTGGAGACCGTGCGGCGTCAAGACATTAATGGAAAATGGATCAATACAAAATGGGATTGGATTGCCGAATCCGCCTGGCTTAGCCATTTTGCCCAGCAGCATCCTGATGTAAAGATGATTAACGCAACAGAGGGCGGCCTAGGCTTTGCGCCTGTCCCCAATTATCCATTAGCCGAAGTTGCCAATCAATACCTAAAAAAATCCTATGATCTGTCTGATTGGGTTCATGCGGACATCCAAAACAGCAAGCTCAATATTAAGCAATCGACCATTTTCAATTTGATTACCGAAGTAAAAATGAGTTTGACGCGTTGCATCAATATTTTAAAGCAAGTCATAGAAGAAAAGACCCCCCTATTCAATAGCACAGAAGATCTCTCTCAAGTGGAATTTTATACTCCTCAAACTATTTTGCAAGAGAGCGAGATGCAAAATGAGTTGGGATATCAGCATTTTTTAACCCTATTTGAAAATGCCTATCTTTATATTCAAAATGCCAAGCAAATGACCTATCATCGCCACCCTCCCTCTTTTTCCCAACACCTTGGCCGCTACCACTTCTTGCTCTCGATCGCCAATCAAAATATTAATTTAATGACACGTGCTGTCCATCGCTTCATCACCTCCCCTCCTCCCATTACCTATTCGCAAGAGTCCCGTTCCTTTTCCCATCCTCCCAAGGAAGTGTATCAATTCAGCGAAGGCCGCTTGCAAATCAAAGATCCAGAGCTCGGCATTTTCATCGATGATCTCTATTCCTTTACCCCTCAAACAGACCGCCTGGCATACTACTATCCAAATGAGCAGCTCAAAGGCGAAATGTTCTACTTCGAGCAGCGGTTGCACGGTCCCTCTCGCTTTTACAATCCTCAAGGAGGGCTATTAGCAGAAAGCTGGTTTTTCAAAGGAAACTGCGAGGGAAAAAGCCTGCAATACTATCCTTCAGGCAACGTGTCCAGCATTCGCCGCTTTAAGCATAATCTCCTATTCGGCAAGCAAGAGTATTTTTATGAAAATGGCACCCCCCACGTCATCATGCATTACCAAGAAGGCTTTTTACATGGCGAAGTATTGATTTATACGATCACAGGCAAGCTGATCAGAGAACTTCATTACCACAAGGGACAGCGCCATGGGGTAGAGAAAATGTGGGATAACAACGGACAATTGCTGATGGAGTGCCATTATCAAGAAGGAACGCCGGTCGGTCAAGCACGCCAATGGGATCCAAAAGGATGGTTATTTAAAGAAGTCACTTTTCACCGGTTTCCCAATGATTTTGATCTATCTATTTGGAATGCCGAAGGAAAAAGGATTCAATTTTTCGAACATGGCATCGAAGATTTTTCCGCTCTCTATGAAGATACCCAAAAAACGGCAAATGAGCTGGATGCAACCTTGCAAGGTATGCTCAAGCAACTTTATCCCCTCGTAGAGCAAAAATTTAAAGACTCTCCGTCCGACATCGAAGAGCAATTTTCTGCTATTAAGGACTCTATACAAGAGATGCAAAAACTAAGGACCAATTTAGATGAAATTATGCAAGATAATCTGAAGAGGGCTGAAGAGGCTAAACGCAAACAACAATTGTTAGGACAAGAGGAATGA
- a CDS encoding motility associated factor glycosyltransferase family protein, whose amino-acid sequence MKKDLQSQLTKNLAFLQKIDSKLAFQLQTTDPSDVQFCRTEAGELNLKREYEGQTYFYHSPLSAKQEARDWFESLNLQQAEILYIYGIGLGYYYAAAKEWLKEQKNRMLIFLEEDIAVLHRLFETETGSHLLKDPQVQLVYFQDMSAEKALFNELSWTYFASPFEVACLKLYQDVNPSGFLQLHHQLSYDLIEKRAFVDEYFQYGVPFFRNFYPNLFSLPKAYLGNGLFNQFSQVPAIICGAGPSLNKNIELLKTLTDRALLFAGSSALNALIPKEIIPHFGVAIDPNRAQVPRVAVAAPYHVPFFYRNRLFQEALQAISGPRLYLTGTGGYDISTWFEEQLGIEEESLDEGHNVVNFCIEIAHALGCDPIILVGVDLAFTDQQHYADGIIANLQLTEEDFKTREDFDSQPLLKEDIHGKPIYTLWKWITESEWIAEFAKNHPEVSIINATEGGLGFKGIPNLKLQEAANMFLRSTEDFKTRIHKEIEKHSLSFIQSTQLIHLLRQLQNSLDRCIELFNKLIQEGGQLADRIQKGLPVPESLQTPAISLLEADVEEQIGYQYLIDTFNQIYIRAHHRTIQNLRSPKRRLPPKKRLLETLALQKERLNFLRDVARVNRELIQRALDGQAKQGEAGFNL is encoded by the coding sequence ATGAAAAAAGATTTGCAATCCCAATTGACAAAGAATTTAGCCTTTTTACAAAAAATTGACTCAAAACTGGCCTTCCAGCTTCAGACAACCGATCCTAGCGACGTGCAATTTTGCCGGACGGAAGCGGGGGAACTGAATTTAAAAAGAGAATATGAAGGCCAAACCTATTTTTACCACTCCCCCCTATCTGCGAAACAGGAAGCAAGGGACTGGTTCGAATCTCTCAATTTGCAGCAGGCCGAAATTCTCTACATTTATGGAATCGGATTGGGCTATTACTATGCCGCCGCCAAAGAATGGTTAAAAGAGCAAAAAAACCGCATGCTCATTTTTTTAGAAGAAGACATAGCCGTCCTTCATCGCTTATTTGAGACCGAGACAGGCTCGCACCTGCTTAAAGACCCGCAAGTCCAGCTTGTTTATTTTCAAGATATGTCAGCAGAAAAAGCCCTTTTTAATGAATTATCATGGACCTATTTTGCCAGTCCCTTTGAAGTCGCTTGCTTAAAGCTTTATCAAGACGTCAATCCCTCGGGATTTTTGCAGCTGCACCATCAACTCTCTTATGATCTTATTGAAAAAAGGGCCTTTGTCGATGAATATTTCCAGTACGGAGTGCCTTTCTTTCGCAATTTCTATCCCAATTTGTTCAGTCTGCCTAAGGCATATTTAGGCAATGGTCTCTTCAATCAATTTAGCCAAGTTCCAGCCATTATTTGCGGCGCCGGCCCTTCCTTAAATAAGAATATAGAATTGTTAAAAACTTTGACCGATCGTGCGCTTCTTTTTGCCGGCAGTTCGGCTTTAAATGCCCTCATTCCCAAAGAGATTATTCCCCATTTTGGAGTCGCCATCGATCCTAATAGAGCCCAAGTGCCACGCGTAGCGGTGGCAGCTCCCTACCACGTCCCCTTTTTCTACCGCAATCGTTTGTTTCAAGAAGCCCTTCAGGCGATTTCCGGGCCCCGCTTGTATTTGACCGGAACAGGAGGCTATGATATTTCCACATGGTTTGAGGAACAATTGGGAATAGAAGAAGAAAGCTTGGATGAGGGGCACAATGTCGTCAACTTTTGCATTGAAATTGCCCATGCTTTAGGTTGCGATCCCATTATCCTTGTAGGCGTTGATCTGGCTTTTACAGATCAGCAGCACTACGCAGATGGCATTATCGCCAACCTTCAATTAACAGAAGAAGATTTTAAAACCCGCGAAGACTTCGATTCTCAACCTTTGCTTAAAGAAGATATTCATGGAAAGCCCATTTATACGTTATGGAAATGGATCACAGAGTCTGAATGGATTGCAGAATTTGCCAAGAACCACCCCGAAGTCTCAATCATTAATGCAACCGAAGGAGGACTTGGATTTAAAGGCATTCCCAACCTAAAGCTTCAGGAAGCCGCCAATATGTTTTTGCGTTCGACAGAAGATTTTAAAACGCGCATTCATAAAGAAATTGAGAAGCATTCCTTATCCTTCATTCAGTCAACACAGCTAATCCATTTGCTCCGGCAATTGCAAAACAGCTTGGACCGTTGCATAGAACTGTTCAATAAATTGATCCAGGAAGGAGGACAATTAGCCGACCGCATCCAAAAAGGCCTTCCGGTTCCCGAGTCTCTTCAAACGCCAGCTATTTCTCTTTTAGAGGCGGATGTGGAAGAACAAATCGGCTATCAGTATCTTATCGATACATTCAACCAAATTTATATTCGCGCCCACCACCGCACCATTCAAAATTTGCGCTCGCCGAAGCGCAGGCTGCCCCCCAAAAAGCGCTTGCTTGAAACATTAGCCTTACAGAAAGAGCGGTTAAATTTTCTTCGCGATGTTGCCCGTGTCAATCGGGAGCTGATTCAGCGCGCCCTCGATGGACAAGCCAAACAAGGAGAGGCCGGTTTCAACCTATAA